The window CTTCCCCTATAAAAGTCTTCCACTCGCAACTTCCACTATCAAGCCAATGTCATCTCTCTACTATTAATTGACATATCGGGAAAAGTCGATATATCTTTGTGCCATGGATCAGTTAGAGATATTTAAGGCGCTGTCAAACAAAACCCGGCTGCAAATTTTGCAATGGCTTAAAGAGCCCGAGCTTAATTTCCCCTCCCAGCAGGAATATGGATTTGCCAATGGCGTTTGCGTAGGCCAAATTCAGGCTAAGGCCGGGCTTACACAATCTACCGTATCAGAATACCTGGCATTAATGCAGCGTACCGGGCTTGTTACGGCCACCCGTGTTGGGCAGTGGACTTACTACAAACGCAATGAAGAAGCCTTTGCTGCCTTAAGTAAACTGGTACAATCGGAGTTATAATTAAGCATTTACAAAACACAAACTATAGCATGAGCACTAATAACACCTTGTTCAGGCCATTTAGCCTGAAATCGTTAAATATCAAAAACCGCATCGTAATGGCGCCTATGACGCGTTCATTCTCGCCAAACGGTGTACCCACAGCCGATGTTGCAGCTTATTACCGCAAACGCGCTGAAGGTGAAGTGGGGTTAATTTTATCAGAAGGTACGGTTATTAACCGGGTATCCTCATCAAACGATGCCAACATCCCCCACTTTTACGGTACCGAAGCTTTGGCCGGCTGGCAAAATGTAATTAACGGTGTGCATGCCGCCGGCGGCGCTATGGGCCCGCAAATTTGGCATATGGGCATTATGGATAACCACCACTCGGGCTGGGTACCGTCGCAGCCATTTGAGGGGCCGTCGGGCTTAAACAGGCCGGGCAATACCAATGGCAACACCATGACCGATGCTGATATTGCCGATACCATTGCCGCATTTGGCCGCGCTGCCGCTGATGCCAAAAGATTAGGCTTTGACTGTGTTGAAATTCATGGCGCGCACGGTTACCTCATCGACCAGTTTTTTTGGGATGGTACTAACCAGCGTACCGATATTTATGGCGGAAAAACCCTGCCCGAGCGCAGCCGTTTTGCCGTTGAAGTAATTAAAGAGGTAAGGAAACAGGTTGGCGAGGATTTTGCCATCATCATCCGCCTTTCGCAATGGAAACCTGCCGACTATAACAACCTGCTTGCCAAAACCCCACAGGAATTAGAAGCATGGTTAAACCCGATGGCCGATGCGGGTGTGGATATTTTCCATTGCTCACAACGCCGTTTCTGGGAGACCGATTTTGAAGGTTCGGATTTAAACTTTGCCGGCTGGGCCAAAAAAGTAACGGGCAAAGCAACCATTACCGTTGGTTCTGTTGGTTTAGATGGTGAGTTTTTGGCGGCCTTCGGTGGTGCAAGTTCAAATCCAAGCTCGTTAGATGAATTACTACGCCGCATGAACCGTGGCGATTTTGACCTGGTAGCCGTTGGCCGCCCCCTATTGGCCGACCCACATTGGGTACAAAAAATACGCGACAACCGCACCGAACAGCTGAAAGGTTTTAGCAAAGAGGCTTTGGCGCAATTGGTATAAACACCGGTTAACCTGGTTTTATAAAACGGGCTATCCTTTGGGTAGCCCGTTTTTGTTTTATACCCTATAATATTCAGATAGCACGAATCCGTGCTTTTCTTAGTTCCTCGCAAACATGCTGAACAGGAGAAGTTCTACCAGGCACAAAAGGCATTTTAGTTGCCTCTTAATTTAGAATTGACTGTTTTTGCACCATGGCTTGTTTCCGCATGCTTTGCTTTACTTTTTCGCGGTGTTGCTCGCCCCAGGCGCTTAGTTCGGCTAAAACATTTTTTAAGGTGCGGCTGTAAGCGGTTGCTTCATAAATAATGCTTACCGGGGTGCTGGGATATACATTGCGCGTGATAAAATCATTCAGCTCCAGGTCTTTTAGTTCATTGGCTAATACTTTGGATGATATGCCGGTAATTTCGTGCTGAATTTCTTTAAAACGCTTGGGCGATTGTACCAGGGAAAGTATCAAAGGCAGCTTCCATTTTCCATTTAAAACGTACAGGGCGTCGAGCACGTTTTTAAGCGAGTGCGCACATTCCGCCTTGCCCGGAATACCCTCATTTTTAATCACTTTCATACATGCAAAGATAATCACTTACCTGGATGTAACCGCTTACCTTTGGGTAACTACTCACTTTTTGCCACCTGGTAACCATAGTTTTGCTTTCGATAATCCGGGAGGAAAAACCTTCCCGTGTAAAATACAAAAGCAAATTTATTATGAAACATATCCTTCATTTAAAATCAAGCATCCAGGGTGCATCGTCGTATAGTATTAAGCTGGGTAACGCTATCGTCAGCAAAATTCAGGACAAATATCCGGGCAGCACGCTGGAAGAATTAAACCTGGCAGACATCGGGATTCCGCACTTAAACGCTGCCGCACTCCGTACATTTTTTATTCCCAAAGATCAGCTGACGCCGGAAGACAAAGCATCCATCCGCCTGTCTGATGAGCTGGTTAAACAATTATTTGCTGCAGATATCATGGTTATTGGCGCCCCGCTGATTAATTATACCATCCACTCGGCCCTAAAGGCCTGGATTGATCATGTCACCAGGCCCGGTGTTACTTTTGGGTATGGAGAAAATGGCCCTATCGGAATGGTAACCGGGAAAAAAGTTTATGTGGCCATGTCTTCCGGCGGTGTTTACTCAGACGGGCCGGGACAAGCCAACGACTTTGTGGCCCCCTACTTAAAAGCGTTCCTTGGTTTTTTGGGGATGACAGACCTGACAGTGTTCCGTGCCGAAGGATTAAAAGTTCCCGGTGTGAAGGAACACGCTATGGAGCAGGCGCTTGACAGTATAAAAATTGATTAGCCACTTTAGGTAACCTTAAGAACTTTACAAGCACTACAGCCATATCAACAACTGAAATGATTTACCAAAGCGGTTGATGCAGCCGGCGTAACAAAGAGGAGACTTGTGAAGTTTCTAAAACTTCGCAAGTCCTTAATCTTCCCAAAAGCTCCCTCCCCGCATTAGCGATTGCAGTGGATACCGGCCCGGCGCATAACGCCCCGTGCGCGTATGAACGAAAAGCGCGGCCCCGCCTCTACCGGCGGGGAAATGCCCATACTGCTCGCCTACTCCGCTTTCAAATTCCTCACCGGATTGGCGATTGCTGCTTTAACAGACTGAAAACTAATAGTAACCAACGCGATAAACATAGCTGCAAGGCCCGATGAAACAAACACCCAAACCGGGATATTGATGCGGTAGGCAAAATTATTGAGCCAGTTGTGCATCAGCAGCCAGGATATAGGCGATGCGATGAACAGGGCAATTACAATAAGCCGGATAAAATCATGCGATAAAAGCAGGGTGATGTTCATTACCGAGGCGCCTAATACCTTGCGTACGCTGATCTCTTTTTTGCGCTGGGCTATGTTATAAGCCGACAGGCCCAACAGCCCAAGGCAGGAGATAACGATGGCCACAACGGCAAAGCAAATGAACAGCTTGCCAAAACGTTCCTGGGCTATGTACTGCTGGTTGTAGGCTTCATCGGCAAAAAAGTATACCAGCGGCACATCGGGCAGTATTTTTTTCCAGGTGGCTTCCAGTTGATGTACTGTCGACCGTACATCTGCCGATGTGATATCAATAGTGATATTGGTTAAATGGCTTGAATCTACCCGTACGGTTAAGGGTTGCACGGTTTCTAAAAAGGCATGGTTATGAAAATCCCTGATCACGCCAACAATCTCGCCGGTATGGTTAAGCTGTTTAAAATGTTTACCAATAGCATCTTCGGGCTTTTTGAAGCCCAGGCTTTTTAACATGGCCTGGTTAATGAGCATGGCTTTCATCGAATCGAGGGCTAAGTTTTTTTGAAACCCGCGCCCGGCAACCAGGGCGATATGGTATTGTTTCAGGAACACATCGTCGATAAAATAAACATCGGGCCGTTGCTGTTGCTTTTCGCCTTTGCTGTTTTCAATCATGGTATTAAACTGATTGTTTGACGTGCCGGGAATAGACGACGACAGGCTGACCATACCAACGCCCGGGATTGCCGCAAGTTGCTGCCTTATCCCATCGGTATGCTGGTTAATGCTGTTGCTAAACTGGTAATCAATCACCAGCTTATGATCTTTTTGAAAACCCAGCTGCTGGTTTTGCATAAAGTTAAGCTGCATATACACAATGGTAGTAGCCAGGATGAGGAATATAGAAATACAAAACTGCGCCACCACCAATGACCGGCGCAACATAAGCCCGGTACCCGATGAGCCCGTTTTGCCTTTAAGGCTGCTAATGGGTTTAAAGCCCGATAAAAACAAAGCCGGGTACGCACCGGATACTATGCCTACCCCAACAGCCAGCGCCAGCAGCCATAATATATGCTGCACATTGTGAAAAATACCATCGGCTATAATAGTACCCGTTAGCTGGTTAAATAAGGGTAATAACAACGATGCAAACAGCAGGGCTATAATAAATGCAATTAAACAAAGGATTACAGCATCCATAAAAAATTGCAGCATCAGCTGGTATTTTGATGCGCCAAGCACTTTACGCACGCCAATTTCTTTGGCCCTTTGCAACGAGAACGCGGTAGTAAGGTTAATAAAATTAAAACAGGCAATAAACAGTACCAGCAGCGCTATGATAGATATGATATACACGTTGGTGATACTGCCACTGGCCGATGTGCCGGTGCGGTGCCCCCGTGGTTTGCCATACAAATAAACCTTTTTTAATGGCTCGATAGATAGCTGGTACTTAAAATCGGTTTGATCCATATTGGCTTTTACCATGGCCGGGAACTTGGCCTGCAAAGCTGCCGCCGATGCACCGGGCTGTAATAACAGATAGGTGTAAAAGCCAAAACGGGTCCAATGATTCCAGTTTTCATCAACCAGGGTCGAAATAGAAAAAAGAACATCCACCCGCAGGTGCGAGTTATACGGGATATCCTTCATAATGCCGGTTACCCTGCATTTGGCTTTGCCGTTAATGAGCATGGTTTGGCCCATCGGGTCGGCGTTGCCGAAGTATTTTTTGGCGGCGGTTTCGGATAGTACCACATCGCAGGGGGCATTAAACAGGTGGCCGATGTCGCCCCGCAGCAGCGGCCACGAAAATATTTTAAAGGCCGACGAATCGGCGTAGGCTACTTCTTCCTTTACCGCGTTGTCGGGGTTGCTTTGCAAAATCATATCGTCCATAAACACCCTGGCCATATCTTTCACCTCGGGGAAGGCGGCTTTTATAGCCGGCCCCATCGGGGTTGATGCACTTTCGTAATTAATACCTACCGGCGTTTTCACATCGGTTACCAGGCGGTAAATATTATCGGCCTTATCATTATAACCGTCACGGTTTAATTCAAAATGCACATACAACAATGCGAAAAAACAAACGCAAATGCCTGTAGCCAGGCCGGTGATATTGATGAGGGAGAAAACCTTGTTCTTCCACAGGTATCGCAAAGTGGTTTTGAAGTAGTTTTTTAGCATGGTAGGTAGGTGTTGTAAACCCTAAAATAGGGTTATTTTTTTAAAAGAAGGCATGCGGAGGGGTGACTCCCCGGATTTTAAAAGAGGAAATGTTGTATATCGCATGTCGGCGAAGACTCACCCGGCGAGGCTGCGCCGGCGTTCAAAGCCAATGTTTATATAACACCTAACTTGTCATCGGTAAGCACGAAGTAATCTTCGACCCGTTTTCGCCCGAAGCTCCCCCTGCCGACACTTTGGGGAAAACGATGGCTTGTTTGATTTAGATAAATGATTTCAATACCTAAAACTCAATAGGCTGTTTGTTTAACTTTGTGATGGCCGGATGCAACGTGTTTATCGGGATAAGGTATACCACCGGTTTCAAAGTGGGGGCCGGTTATATAAATTTATTTTTCAAATTTGTTTATGCATAAACACCTTTCACTGCGCATTGTAATTGCTGCCTGTTTGTTTTCGTACTCCTTAACTGTTTGCGCTCAGCAAAAAACCGCACCCGATTCCATCCGGAAAAAAATGCAATGGTTTGCCGATGCAAAACTTGGCATTTTTATTCATTGGGGCATTTACTCGGTAAATGGGGTTGATGAAAGCTGGAGCTTTCATAACAAAAAAATAAGTTATAAAAACTATATGGAGCAGCTAAATGGCTTCACTGCTTCCCGGTATAACCCGGCGGAATGGGCCGGTTTAATTAAACAAAGCGGCGCCCGCTACGCCGTTATCACTACCAAGCATCACGATGGTTTTGCGCTATGGCCTACCAAGCAGCATCATTTCAACGTGGTAGATAATTCGCCTGCAAAAAGGGATGTGTTAAAACCTTTTTATGATGCTTTGGATAAAGAGGGGATCAAACGCGGTGCCTACTTTTCTCTGATAGATTGGAGCCATCCTGATTATCCTGGTTTTTTGAAAGACAGCAGCCGGTATAAAGTTGCCGATGAGCCCGAGCGCTGGCAACGGTTTCAGCATTTTTTTCAATCGCAAATTGACGAGGTAAATAAAGCATATAAACCCGACTTGTGGTGGTTTGATGGCGACTGGGAACACAGCGCTGCCGAATGGCATTCGGAAAAAGTAAGGAAACAAATTTTAAACCTCAACCCGGCGGCTATCATTAACGGCCGGCTGCAAGGTTATGGCGATTACGAAACACCCGAACAAAACTTCCCGGTTAGCCGCCCTAACTTTAATTGGTGGGAATTGTGTATGACAACCAACAACAACTGGGGTTATCATCCCGATGATATCAATTACAAAACACCTTTTGAGGTGATAAGCATTTTTGTTGATGCGGTTAGTAACGGCGGCAATCTTTTATTAGATATTGGCCCCAAAGCAGATGGTACCATCCCCGCCGAACAGGTAAATATTTTAAAAGAGCTTGGCGCCTGGAATAAAAAAAATGGAGAAGCTATTTTTGGAACACTACCCGGTTTGCCCCAGGGTCATTTTTACGGGCCAACCACCCTATCAAAGGACTCAACAACCATTTATCTTTTTTTACCGGGACAAACCACCGGAAATATTATGCTGAAAGGCTTGAAAAACACCATTAAAGATGTACAGGTAGTGGGAACAACCGCTCATTTACAGCCCAAGATTGTAGGTAAAATTTCCTGGAGCCCGGTACCCGGCCTTGTTTTCATCAACGTACCCGACAAATATAAAGACCCGTACATAACCGTTATCAAACTACAATTAAACAAGCCTCTGCAATTATATCATGGGCAGGGCGGGCTGTAAACCGGCATGCAGATATTGGGAAACGCATCTAAACATGGTTAACATAACTTAACACATTTCAGATAAATATTTTACAATCACCTGATAATCAACATTTTATTTTTAATCATGGTTAACATGAAATTGATAGCGCATTTAGGCGCATCAAAATATTTGTGTAGGGTGTTGGCCAATACAAGTCGCTTCGGGCCCCATATCATTTAACCAGGATCAGCAATAAAAGCGGGGTATCGTTTGTCTTTCTGTCTTGATTCTTACCTCTTGACTCTACTTCATGGCAATGCCTGCGGCCCGGGCTGTACATTCATACGCGCACAGTGCCTTAGGCGCCGGGCCGGTATCCATTTCCATCCCTATTGCAGGGAAGCGGGGTTCTAAAATTGTTCTCCTAACTTTTTAAAAATCGTAACTTGGAACTCTTAAATTGAACCCTTATCAAATTGAAAAAATTCGCCTTCTTCCTACTCTTTGCCATCGTATTTACCTTTGGGCGAAACGGTGTAGCGTACACAACAGCGTATAAGCCAAAAACAAAACAGCAAACTAACGGCGCGTTAACAGCCGACGACCGAAAAAGCTATGTGGTAACCATTGCTCAGGACCAAATGAAAAAACCGGTAAGTGCCAGCAACGACCCCGCTTTTCCAACAAAGGTAATATATCTCGACTGCGTGCTAAAAGTGACCAACAACTCGAACGACACGTTAAAATACCTGAACAAATCATGCGCCTGGGCCGACATATTAAAAACAGATAACGTCAAAATGCGCATCTGGAAAAATGGCTGCAGCTCGGATGCTACTGTAGTGAGCTTTGTTGCCCCACATAAATCAACAATTTACGCCATTACGTTGGTGTACAATAAAACCAAAATGACTGCAAACACGCCTTTTAAAGTTGGCGTGGGCTTTTTCAAATTTGTAAATAAACAACAGCTTACAACATTTGATGCCACAAAAAAATTCGCTGAAACCGGTGAGAACAATCTGATCTGGTCGAATACAGTGGTGATACCGCGATAGGTTTTGTAGGATGGGGCTTAAACACCAAATGAATCAGGATGAGTTACAATCAAACACCATGGGATTTCGACGAAGCAATACAGATAGAAGGCTATAAGATAAAGTATGAAAACCTCCGTGAGATTGGTCAGGGCGCACCGATAATAGGCAACTTACTGATTAATGGTAAACAAATGCCTGGATATGGATTTGGAGGGCCGTTAATTTATCAAAACTGTAATTTGTACATACCGGTTTATATAAAAGAATCTTCTTTCGGTTGGGGCTTCAAATTAGCGGTAATAGATTTAAAAAACTTAAGTATCCGAATTTTTGGAGAGAGGAACCATGTATTACATCTTGATAAAATAGAAAATGGCCGCATTTATTATTTTATCAGTTGGGATAAAGTAACGTATAATTATTATGAAGGTGTTGTTAAATGATTTCAGCGTAATACCAAGGCGTTAAAAAGCTCATTTATAAGGTCACAAGTGAGCTAACACGCCGCCCTGTGCGCAACAATTGCGCTAAATGGGCCTAGTCCTTCAATTTAAATTTGCGCCAACAAAAAGCAACCCTGAAAGGGTGGCATCCAACGGTGATGGAACATCGGCCATCAAATAAAAATACACAACGAGACAGCCCTGAAAGGGTGGCATCCATCTGCGATGGGCATCGCCCATCGATTAAAAAGGTTATTATGATAGCCCTGAAAGGGTGACATATCAGCCCGCCGGATGACGAGTGTGGTATTGCGTCCCCTCAGGGACCGAAACTTGCTCATTTATCCATAATCCTTTATCTAAAATAAGGGCAATGCCTGCGGCCCGGGCTGTACATTCATACGCGCACAAGGCATTAGGCACGGGGCCTGTATCCATTTCCATCCCTATTGCGGGCCAAAATGATTATGTATTGGGATGGATACGCTATGTTTTCCGACGACGATATTGTGGGTAACGATCACAATTGAGCTAAGTCGCTGCTATGTGTGCAACACTTGCCCCAAGTGGGCTCATACTGTCGGCAGCCTTTAATATCAATTACCTTTAAATCAACTATATAAAATTAGACATAGAGTTTCCAGATGTCCTGAATTAGTCGTTTTAAAATATCTTGTCGCTCATTTATTGCCAAAATATTCCAATCGTCAAACGTCTTTAATTTTTCTGTAGCAAACCCATTAAACTTCGTTTGCTCTCCGATTTGAATCAGAGAAAAAGTTCTGGTAAGCAAGATATTCGAATTCAAATAAGCTGTCTTTTTGATAATAAACCATTCATTAGATGATATGTCATTTGAGTAATTGAGACTTTGATTGATGGGTGCCTCGAGCAATGTTAGATTGCCTAATCGATAAACAGCGTTGCTATAATCATACGATTGTGGATAATCAGTATCTGGAATATTTGTGCCTGTTTGCGGAAGTATATGTTCTAATTGCTGACTTTGATAAAATGTAAAATTCGCTGATGGAAAATTGACTTTTTGTCGGATATCCTCTTCAATTTTACCTAAAATGTATTTAATTCGATATTGTGGATTTAAGTCGCCTTGACTTTTATTAGAAAATTGTCCATCAAACTTCGCTTGTTGTTCAGTTAACTCTTTATTAAAATCGTCGTTTAGAAAGTTCTTTAAGTCATCCAATGATTTAACCAAACGTAATTTAATTGCCCAATTTGCAAATAAGGCTTCATACGACTTCGTCAGTGTTCTATTAATCGCATAATAGAATACTAAACTTTCAATGTTTTTTGCTAAGAATTTAATAACCTCAACGGAGATATTTCCGGGTAACGCCATTAAAAGGACGAGATGTTGTCTTGAAGTTTTTTTGCTTAAATAGCCGATTCCTGTAATATTAGGATACAATTTGTCAGCATCCCACGAATTTGTAGCCTTGACAAAATTGGCGTAAGTATAAGCTGCTGCTTTAAGCTCTTTAACAAAAGAAATTGGGTCACTTTGATATTTGATTTTGTTTTTACCTGTTGCTGAAATCATCCATTTGTAAATTTCATCTTCTCTAATTACCCCATTATGATAACGAGCCATCAGAAAATATCTCAAAAACCTTAAAGGTTTATCTCCTTCATTACTTTCATCTAACCCTTTAAGCATTTCGCGCCAAGTGTTTTTAATAATTACAAAATCTTCTTCTTTCGCATGACTAAAAAGTAGATTTTTTAATAAATCCATCGCATTTAGCCCTACACCTCGTTCATTTATTGTTTCAAAGATTTTCAAGGCACTTCCCAAGTCGTCAGGTCTGATAATAACCATTTCGACATTAGCTAAAAAATAGCTTATGAAATTTAATAACGTTTCAGGATCGTCACTTTTTAATTCTATAAGATAATCATTTACTGTACCATATGCTTCGATCATCTTTTTAATCGAAGGAGTCAAAGTATCGGTGAAAGATTTTTCAGAAATTAATTTAATCAAGTAATCCTTACTTTCCTCGTATTGTAGAGTTAGTCGAGGCGTATGTTTTTTTGTTGCTATATCGTACTTATATAAAAGTTCTTTAACGACTTTATGCAATTCGCTTTTGACAGTATCTAATTCATCTGTTATGCCAACTAAATTTTTTAGTATATCCCTAATAGCACATAATGAAATTACAATAGTTGTTAGGCGTTGCTGGCCATCAACCACATCATATGCACCATCTTCACGTTTTACTATAATTGTTGATCCAATAAAATAATTGCTTTGCTTTAGAGCTGTGGGAGAAAACTCATCTGATATATCTTGCAAAAAACGAGCGACATGGACATCAGCTGTCCATACATATTCTCGTTGATAATCGGGTACAATAAAAAAATAGTCCTTTAATTTTTCAATTGACTTTACTTCAGCTTTAATATCCATTTAATATGATACGTTTAAATATCGGTGCGTAAATTAATTCCTTTTTTGTGTATATAACTACATATAAACTGTTTTTTATTGAGAATTATGTTATTCAGCCAGTGGTCGGTATTATCACCACACCGTTTCCAGCTAGCCTTAAGGAAGCTTTCAATTATATAGATTTGCAGCTAAAGCATATGTAAATACAAGCTCTTGCTGATACAGCGATAACACCGACGAGAAGCCAAATAGTTGCAAATCACAAGCGATCCCCCCGGATGCAGCCGCAATGTCTGCGCTTAGGCCAGGTTGGAGTTTTAAGCCCTTTCCCGGATATATTCAAATTTGAAAATATCATTTATGACGCTAAAATTAATTGATCCCATAGAAAGACTTTGCTTTGATATTTTCCCTTCAAGTGGAATTTCTAAAAAGTAACTTCCTGTAAAAACAGCAGTCCTTTTGAAATACATATATTCTTTATCGTCTCGCCAGAGTGAGAATTTTTTTGATGCCATGTTCAAGGATATAAATACGTTAGGAAAACGTAATAGCTGATCTATGATGTCTATAAGATTGATGGAAGTATAGCTTATAAATAGCAAATAAAGCATTGCCATCCCCAATTCTTCACTGCATTTAAAGATTGGCGTTTCAATCACCAATCTTGATAATAATGTAAAAATCGAGTTATCGTAATTCACTCCATTTTCTTGCCTATCCATGTCGCCGATATTTAAATTTTTATTAAGAAGCAAATTTGCAAACCATGATCCGGGATCGCCGGATAAAGTAATAGCAATCGCTAAAGGTTCAGGATATTGATAGAAATAAGCTATAATACTTGCTGAGAAGGGTAAAGTTATAATGTGTTCGGCGCATAAATATTCCTGGATGGAGAGATGACTAAATTCACAGGAATCGTAACCCGAAATCGAGATAATACCATTATGGGATTGGATTTCAGAGATTACATCGTCAATCTCATCTTTCGGCAGGTTATAGGATGAATATATGTTCTGATACACTTCACGAAGAATCGCCGTAGAAAATATTGTCTTTTTTACCCGGTAAGTTAGATTAAATGATAGTTCATAAAGAAATTTAAGCTTTTTCCTTGCATTGAATTCTGCGTACGCAGATTTTCGTTGAATTCGTCGATGCTCATCCCAATCTTTGAGAATTAAATAGGTTGCATCCCTGTAAACCTCATAAGACTGATAAGGAAGGTTCTTGTTGTTTAATTTATACAATAT is drawn from Mucilaginibacter ginsenosidivorax and contains these coding sequences:
- a CDS encoding NADH:flavin oxidoreductase encodes the protein MSTNNTLFRPFSLKSLNIKNRIVMAPMTRSFSPNGVPTADVAAYYRKRAEGEVGLILSEGTVINRVSSSNDANIPHFYGTEALAGWQNVINGVHAAGGAMGPQIWHMGIMDNHHSGWVPSQPFEGPSGLNRPGNTNGNTMTDADIADTIAAFGRAAADAKRLGFDCVEIHGAHGYLIDQFFWDGTNQRTDIYGGKTLPERSRFAVEVIKEVRKQVGEDFAIIIRLSQWKPADYNNLLAKTPQELEAWLNPMADAGVDIFHCSQRRFWETDFEGSDLNFAGWAKKVTGKATITVGSVGLDGEFLAAFGGASSNPSSLDELLRRMNRGDFDLVAVGRPLLADPHWVQKIRDNRTEQLKGFSKEALAQLV
- a CDS encoding ABC transporter permease, which produces MLKNYFKTTLRYLWKNKVFSLINITGLATGICVCFFALLYVHFELNRDGYNDKADNIYRLVTDVKTPVGINYESASTPMGPAIKAAFPEVKDMARVFMDDMILQSNPDNAVKEEVAYADSSAFKIFSWPLLRGDIGHLFNAPCDVVLSETAAKKYFGNADPMGQTMLINGKAKCRVTGIMKDIPYNSHLRVDVLFSISTLVDENWNHWTRFGFYTYLLLQPGASAAALQAKFPAMVKANMDQTDFKYQLSIEPLKKVYLYGKPRGHRTGTSASGSITNVYIISIIALLVLFIACFNFINLTTAFSLQRAKEIGVRKVLGASKYQLMLQFFMDAVILCLIAFIIALLFASLLLPLFNQLTGTIIADGIFHNVQHILWLLALAVGVGIVSGAYPALFLSGFKPISSLKGKTGSSGTGLMLRRSLVVAQFCISIFLILATTIVYMQLNFMQNQQLGFQKDHKLVIDYQFSNSINQHTDGIRQQLAAIPGVGMVSLSSSIPGTSNNQFNTMIENSKGEKQQQRPDVYFIDDVFLKQYHIALVAGRGFQKNLALDSMKAMLINQAMLKSLGFKKPEDAIGKHFKQLNHTGEIVGVIRDFHNHAFLETVQPLTVRVDSSHLTNITIDITSADVRSTVHQLEATWKKILPDVPLVYFFADEAYNQQYIAQERFGKLFICFAVVAIVISCLGLLGLSAYNIAQRKKEISVRKVLGASVMNITLLLSHDFIRLIVIALFIASPISWLLMHNWLNNFAYRINIPVWVFVSSGLAAMFIALVTISFQSVKAAIANPVRNLKAE
- a CDS encoding DUF262 domain-containing protein — translated: MDIKAEVKSIEKLKDYFFIVPDYQREYVWTADVHVARFLQDISDEFSPTALKQSNYFIGSTIIVKREDGAYDVVDGQQRLTTIVISLCAIRDILKNLVGITDELDTVKSELHKVVKELLYKYDIATKKHTPRLTLQYEESKDYLIKLISEKSFTDTLTPSIKKMIEAYGTVNDYLIELKSDDPETLLNFISYFLANVEMVIIRPDDLGSALKIFETINERGVGLNAMDLLKNLLFSHAKEEDFVIIKNTWREMLKGLDESNEGDKPLRFLRYFLMARYHNGVIREDEIYKWMISATGKNKIKYQSDPISFVKELKAAAYTYANFVKATNSWDADKLYPNITGIGYLSKKTSRQHLVLLMALPGNISVEVIKFLAKNIESLVFYYAINRTLTKSYEALFANWAIKLRLVKSLDDLKNFLNDDFNKELTEQQAKFDGQFSNKSQGDLNPQYRIKYILGKIEEDIRQKVNFPSANFTFYQSQQLEHILPQTGTNIPDTDYPQSYDYSNAVYRLGNLTLLEAPINQSLNYSNDISSNEWFIIKKTAYLNSNILLTRTFSLIQIGEQTKFNGFATEKLKTFDDWNILAINERQDILKRLIQDIWKLYV
- a CDS encoding FMN-dependent NADH-azoreductase; amino-acid sequence: MKHILHLKSSIQGASSYSIKLGNAIVSKIQDKYPGSTLEELNLADIGIPHLNAAALRTFFIPKDQLTPEDKASIRLSDELVKQLFAADIMVIGAPLINYTIHSALKAWIDHVTRPGVTFGYGENGPIGMVTGKKVYVAMSSGGVYSDGPGQANDFVAPYLKAFLGFLGMTDLTVFRAEGLKVPGVKEHAMEQALDSIKID
- a CDS encoding winged helix-turn-helix transcriptional regulator, which encodes MKVIKNEGIPGKAECAHSLKNVLDALYVLNGKWKLPLILSLVQSPKRFKEIQHEITGISSKVLANELKDLELNDFITRNVYPSTPVSIIYEATAYSRTLKNVLAELSAWGEQHREKVKQSMRKQAMVQKQSILN
- a CDS encoding ArsR/SmtB family transcription factor → MDQLEIFKALSNKTRLQILQWLKEPELNFPSQQEYGFANGVCVGQIQAKAGLTQSTVSEYLALMQRTGLVTATRVGQWTYYKRNEEAFAALSKLVQSEL
- a CDS encoding alpha-L-fucosidase is translated as MHKHLSLRIVIAACLFSYSLTVCAQQKTAPDSIRKKMQWFADAKLGIFIHWGIYSVNGVDESWSFHNKKISYKNYMEQLNGFTASRYNPAEWAGLIKQSGARYAVITTKHHDGFALWPTKQHHFNVVDNSPAKRDVLKPFYDALDKEGIKRGAYFSLIDWSHPDYPGFLKDSSRYKVADEPERWQRFQHFFQSQIDEVNKAYKPDLWWFDGDWEHSAAEWHSEKVRKQILNLNPAAIINGRLQGYGDYETPEQNFPVSRPNFNWWELCMTTNNNWGYHPDDINYKTPFEVISIFVDAVSNGGNLLLDIGPKADGTIPAEQVNILKELGAWNKKNGEAIFGTLPGLPQGHFYGPTTLSKDSTTIYLFLPGQTTGNIMLKGLKNTIKDVQVVGTTAHLQPKIVGKISWSPVPGLVFINVPDKYKDPYITVIKLQLNKPLQLYHGQGGL
- a CDS encoding NACHT domain-containing protein → MSLTAKIGFEVIKAIANKAIDKTIDHVLKDNKTELKAILKNLPELFETHLIELINWSAETPFMDLHAHQNIELTTVELSISPAIQRYEKMWSTEEISENDLLKLNKNILLLGHPGAGKTTTVKRLILNYFLDGYQNVEYDFPILLKFRKFKVGSTVSTSLLDLFGIPYQSRIVKVESSDNRGNITMSERSIIHVGDVPIDIFVAKFLNETKAILILDGLDEAPQENQDNILEEVESLGLKLLTGKIILTVRKSKLSSTGLGFTKFEITPLDEKRIKSIAKSWLGSSKGFYDALKNKPYRDLASRPIFLTLLLILYKLNNKNLPYQSYEVYRDATYLILKDWDEHRRIQRKSAYAEFNARKKLKFLYELSFNLTYRVKKTIFSTAILREVYQNIYSSYNLPKDEIDDVISEIQSHNGIISISGYDSCEFSHLSIQEYLCAEHIITLPFSASIIAYFYQYPEPLAIAITLSGDPGSWFANLLLNKNLNIGDMDRQENGVNYDNSIFTLLSRLVIETPIFKCSEELGMAMLYLLFISYTSINLIDIIDQLLRFPNVFISLNMASKKFSLWRDDKEYMYFKRTAVFTGSYFLEIPLEGKISKQSLSMGSINFSVINDIFKFEYIRERA